One Pseudobutyrivibrio xylanivorans genomic window, GTACTAGATTATAGACACGAAAATAGCGGCCGGTTTCCAGCAAACTAAAATTGCTGTTATTGCCACTATTTCAATTTTTTCTAAATACTTATACACCCATGATGTATCCTGTATATTGATACCCAAAATACGCAACAAAATCACTAGTAATAGCAGATGAATTACCTGATCTCCCAGAAATATTATCCCTGCATATCTTCCTCTTTTATCCAACATACTTTTTATCTTATCAACTGCTAAATGTGTTAAAAATAAGAGTATCGAAAATACCAAATATGATTCAATTTTATTATTCCCAATGACTACTACAGCCATAATTACTGGAATACAATATAA contains:
- a CDS encoding DUF3307 domain-containing protein: MELIVLGHIIGDFYLQTKFIAEKKKEHLGLLILHSFLYCIPVIMAVVVIGNNKIESYLVFSILLFLTHLAVDKIKSMLDKRGRYAGIIFLGDQVIHLLLLVILLRILGINIQDTSWVYKYLEKIEIVAITAILVCWKPAAIFVSII